A DNA window from Pseudodesulfovibrio thermohalotolerans contains the following coding sequences:
- a CDS encoding SLC13 family permease: MSSKLNSGDRAAYIGFFVGPLVFVSMLLLPPPSGLNIQAWRVAAVTALMAIWWVTESIPIPATSLLPIALFPLLGIMKSSAATSPYGNHLIYLFMGGFFLAVTMERWNLHKRVAIHTIRLVGASPGRMVLGFMIATGFLSMWVSNTATTMLMIPIGLAVIKQATGFDAGMIKACSSTGPESNFGKCLMLGIAYSASMGGVATIIGTPANTVMVGMMEKMYGVQIGFGQWMLFGLPLGVSMMAVAWVLMTRVLFPMDGLVLTGSEEIIESELRALGPMKPEEKRIIAVSSFVAICWLSRGFLEKLSFINDFFPDFSFVHDTTIGIIGALLMFAIPTNLRKKQFLLDWQTAVKIPWNVILLFGGGLAIANGFAKTGLAAYIASLLTGLDGLNLMLFVAIVVWLTTLLTESTSNTATATLLVPIMGAAAIALGVHPYATIVGAAVAASFAFMLPVATPPNAVVFGSGCISVGQMVRTGIWLNMIGTVMITLFVLYFLPIVWGIDLHTLPEWAVIIK, encoded by the coding sequence ATGAGTAGCAAGTTGAATAGCGGCGATAGGGCGGCTTACATCGGTTTTTTCGTAGGTCCGTTGGTTTTTGTGAGCATGTTGTTGCTGCCTCCGCCTTCGGGATTGAATATTCAAGCCTGGCGCGTGGCGGCGGTAACGGCCTTGATGGCCATTTGGTGGGTGACGGAGTCCATTCCGATTCCGGCCACCTCCCTGCTTCCCATTGCGCTTTTCCCGCTGCTCGGGATCATGAAGTCGAGCGCGGCAACATCGCCGTACGGCAACCATTTAATCTATCTTTTCATGGGCGGTTTCTTTCTGGCCGTGACCATGGAACGCTGGAACCTGCATAAGCGGGTCGCCATCCATACCATACGGCTGGTGGGAGCCAGTCCGGGGCGAATGGTGCTCGGATTCATGATCGCAACGGGCTTTTTGTCCATGTGGGTATCCAACACGGCCACCACCATGCTCATGATTCCCATCGGCCTGGCCGTCATCAAGCAGGCCACCGGCTTTGACGCGGGCATGATAAAGGCTTGTTCCTCCACCGGGCCGGAATCCAATTTCGGCAAATGTCTGATGCTCGGCATTGCCTATTCCGCTTCCATGGGCGGCGTCGCCACGATCATCGGCACCCCGGCCAATACCGTCATGGTGGGCATGATGGAGAAAATGTACGGCGTCCAGATCGGCTTCGGCCAGTGGATGCTGTTCGGGCTTCCGTTGGGCGTGAGCATGATGGCCGTCGCCTGGGTTTTGATGACCCGCGTGTTGTTTCCCATGGACGGCCTCGTCCTGACCGGCAGCGAGGAGATCATTGAAAGCGAGCTCCGCGCGCTCGGGCCGATGAAGCCTGAGGAAAAGCGGATCATCGCGGTCAGTTCCTTTGTCGCCATTTGCTGGCTCAGCCGCGGGTTTCTGGAAAAACTTTCGTTTATCAACGATTTTTTCCCGGATTTCAGTTTTGTGCATGACACCACCATCGGCATTATCGGCGCCTTGCTGATGTTCGCCATCCCAACCAACCTGCGCAAGAAGCAGTTCCTTCTGGACTGGCAGACCGCCGTTAAGATTCCCTGGAACGTGATCCTGCTTTTCGGCGGCGGGTTGGCCATCGCCAATGGATTCGCGAAAACCGGGCTGGCCGCCTACATCGCGTCGCTGTTGACCGGCCTGGACGGGTTGAACCTGATGCTGTTCGTGGCGATTGTGGTCTGGCTGACCACCCTGTTGACGGAAAGCACCTCCAATACCGCCACGGCCACGCTCCTGGTGCCTATCATGGGGGCTGCTGCTATCGCCCTTGGCGTGCACCCGTACGCCACCATAGTGGGCGCGGCCGTGGCGGCCTCCTTTGCCTTCATGCTGCCGGTGGCGACACCGCCCAACGCCGTGGTCTTCGGCAGCGGTTGTATCTCCGTCGGCCAGATGGTCAGGACGGGCATATGGTTGAATATGATCGGTACGGTCATGATTACGCTGTTCGTCCTTTATTTCCTGCCCATCGTATGGGGTATCGACCTCCACACCCTGCCGGAGTGGGCGGTAATCATAAAATAA
- the ybgF gene encoding tol-pal system protein YbgF, producing MKCLKLLLVALTCLPLVACAATGKNAGTEAASTEWRIQSLEESFLNFREQQRKMADEDALERRKLEERIAAAEVELATLRTGQAGSVAASAEDTSGDAPWAEDLKPDENGWVEGVKPVEEGTSAVKSDAEQPWAKVPGPAQTSPESETKASVPAKAASKAASKPTPKPAPASDPKTLYERGYARYNAGDYAGARTVFDDFVARYPNDKLAANALYWKGETYYSERNYPQAILAFKEVTGKFPKHDKAAAALLKIGMSYDRVGDPDNAIFYLRALVEDFPKSSAAGLGRKELARLGG from the coding sequence ATGAAATGCCTGAAACTTCTTCTGGTTGCTTTGACCTGTCTGCCGTTGGTCGCCTGCGCCGCTACCGGCAAAAACGCCGGGACCGAGGCGGCGAGCACGGAGTGGCGCATTCAGAGTCTTGAAGAGAGCTTCCTCAATTTCCGCGAGCAACAGCGAAAGATGGCCGACGAGGACGCCTTGGAACGTCGAAAGCTCGAAGAGCGCATTGCCGCCGCCGAGGTCGAATTGGCCACACTGCGCACAGGTCAAGCCGGGAGCGTTGCCGCATCGGCCGAAGACACATCCGGCGATGCCCCTTGGGCCGAGGATCTCAAGCCCGATGAAAACGGTTGGGTGGAAGGCGTCAAGCCCGTGGAGGAGGGAACGTCCGCTGTGAAAAGCGACGCGGAGCAGCCGTGGGCCAAGGTGCCCGGACCTGCCCAGACATCGCCCGAATCCGAGACAAAGGCTTCCGTCCCGGCCAAAGCGGCGTCCAAGGCCGCTTCGAAACCGACTCCCAAGCCCGCGCCTGCATCGGATCCAAAGACTCTTTATGAGCGGGGATATGCCCGGTACAATGCCGGCGACTATGCCGGGGCGCGGACCGTTTTTGATGATTTCGTGGCCCGGTACCCGAACGACAAGCTCGCGGCCAATGCTTTGTACTGGAAGGGGGAGACCTACTATTCCGAACGGAATTATCCCCAGGCCATCCTGGCTTTCAAGGAAGTCACGGGCAAGTTCCCCAAACACGACAAGGCCGCTGCGGCTTTGCTCAAGATCGGCATGTCTTATGACCGGGTGGGCGACCCGGACAACGCGATTTTCTACCTGCGCGCGCTGGTAGAGGACTTCCCCAAGTCCTCTGCCGCCGGGCTTGGCCGCAAGGAGTTGGCCAGGCTGGGCGGCTAA
- a CDS encoding HEAT repeat domain-containing protein, whose translation MADCTEYLALLSSDNKEIVRESAFRAGEDNCVEAVPRLAELLKTHHLGIQEAVDSSLRKIGGRETVGAVIPLLRSDEASVRNLAMDILREVGNQDMPSLIDLTLDDDPDIRIFVADILGSTGSLLAVQPLCEALLGDPEVNVRYQAAVSLGELGMEDAIPCLNQAINDEEWVQYSVIEALTKIGHTSSVDALVKALDGASDLVASMIIDSLGEMGNVKAVTMLLRRIADSPTALRNKIVKAIVKILGGKSLTLLSDEERERFRQYLLVALQDEDEEIQDAAIQGLAYVGGEDASAGILSIAGKLDQDRDHDRLELIIGFLAQIGLTEALKTVLLGEDQDEARVAVQVLSHIAPNACTLDNCVCQVLMEAFWKASLPVQRQIVGVVAAKGEEQTKDFFIKVLNEHQDGTVLKSAVYLLGEKLRLPEVVDRIFPLMEHQYDDVKEAALDACIAIGGPDVQAHFQEMFGSSESINRLMAAYALGKLGPMENLDILTQAAEDEVPDIRKVAVEALAASGGDDAVWRPLVLHRLFDESKDVRLTVVEIMGRHYDRDMVPHLLDALNDEDDWVKIRAMDALGEHATVEAVPLMIDMLDNSNRFVVMKAVEALGNIGGSEAFAALLEVTNRDEYELVSAAEEAISKIQEM comes from the coding sequence ATGGCGGATTGTACCGAATATTTGGCCTTGCTGAGCAGCGACAACAAGGAGATTGTCCGGGAGAGCGCCTTCAGGGCAGGCGAGGACAACTGTGTCGAGGCCGTGCCCAGGCTGGCCGAGCTGCTCAAGACCCATCATTTGGGCATCCAGGAGGCCGTGGACAGCTCCCTGCGCAAGATCGGCGGCCGGGAGACCGTGGGAGCGGTCATACCGCTGCTGCGCTCCGACGAGGCCTCCGTGCGCAATCTGGCCATGGACATCCTTCGCGAGGTGGGCAACCAGGACATGCCGTCGCTTATTGATCTGACCCTGGACGACGACCCGGACATCCGTATTTTCGTGGCCGATATTCTCGGCTCCACCGGGAGTCTCCTGGCGGTTCAGCCTCTTTGCGAGGCCCTGCTTGGCGATCCCGAGGTCAACGTTCGCTATCAGGCCGCCGTGAGCTTGGGCGAACTCGGCATGGAGGACGCCATTCCATGTTTGAATCAAGCCATCAATGACGAGGAGTGGGTTCAGTACTCCGTGATCGAGGCTCTGACCAAGATCGGGCATACCAGCTCGGTGGATGCCCTGGTCAAGGCCCTGGACGGCGCCTCCGATCTGGTCGCTTCCATGATAATCGATTCTCTTGGCGAGATGGGCAACGTCAAGGCCGTGACCATGCTCCTCAGGCGGATTGCCGATTCCCCCACGGCTCTGCGCAACAAGATCGTCAAAGCCATCGTCAAGATTCTCGGCGGCAAGTCCCTGACCCTGCTCAGCGATGAGGAACGGGAGCGGTTCAGGCAATACCTGCTGGTGGCTTTGCAGGATGAGGACGAGGAGATTCAGGACGCGGCCATTCAGGGACTGGCCTACGTGGGCGGCGAGGACGCTTCCGCAGGCATCCTCAGTATCGCCGGAAAGTTGGATCAGGATCGCGACCACGACCGGCTGGAGCTGATTATCGGTTTTCTGGCCCAGATCGGCCTGACCGAGGCGCTCAAGACCGTGCTGCTCGGCGAGGACCAGGACGAGGCCCGCGTGGCCGTGCAGGTTCTTTCCCATATCGCTCCGAATGCCTGCACCCTGGACAACTGTGTCTGCCAGGTGCTCATGGAGGCATTCTGGAAGGCCTCTCTGCCCGTGCAGCGGCAGATCGTCGGCGTAGTGGCCGCCAAGGGCGAGGAGCAGACAAAGGATTTCTTCATCAAGGTTCTCAACGAGCATCAGGACGGCACCGTGCTGAAGAGCGCGGTCTATCTGCTTGGCGAGAAGCTCAGGCTGCCCGAGGTGGTGGACCGGATTTTTCCGCTCATGGAGCATCAGTACGACGATGTGAAGGAGGCCGCGCTGGATGCGTGCATCGCCATCGGCGGCCCCGATGTTCAGGCCCATTTCCAGGAAATGTTCGGAAGTTCCGAGTCGATCAATCGGCTCATGGCCGCTTACGCCCTGGGCAAGCTCGGGCCCATGGAGAATCTTGATATCCTGACCCAAGCTGCGGAGGACGAGGTCCCGGACATCCGCAAGGTGGCCGTGGAGGCCCTGGCCGCTTCCGGCGGCGACGACGCGGTCTGGCGGCCCTTGGTCCTGCACCGGCTGTTTGACGAGAGCAAGGACGTTCGTTTGACGGTCGTTGAGATCATGGGACGCCACTATGACCGGGATATGGTCCCCCATCTTCTGGATGCCCTGAACGACGAGGACGACTGGGTCAAGATTCGGGCCATGGACGCCCTGGGCGAGCACGCCACTGTCGAGGCCGTCCCGCTCATGATCGACATGCTGGACAACTCCAATCGGTTCGTGGTCATGAAGGCTGTCGAAGCCCTTGGTAACATCGGCGGCAGCGAGGCCTTCGCGGCCTTGTTGGAAGTAACCAACCGCGACGAGTACGAACTGGTCAGCGCGGCCGAAGAAGCCATCTCCAAGATTCAGGAAATGTAG
- a CDS encoding TMEM165/GDT1 family protein, translated as MDWKLLATTFGTLFVAELGDKTQLACMLMTAKTQKPWTVFLGSSLALVLVSFLGVMFAQFVCQYIPPEIIKKIAAVAFVVMGCLIFFDKI; from the coding sequence ATGGATTGGAAATTACTCGCAACCACCTTTGGCACGCTGTTCGTGGCCGAGCTCGGAGACAAGACGCAGCTTGCCTGTATGCTCATGACGGCCAAGACCCAGAAACCCTGGACCGTGTTTCTCGGCTCGTCCCTGGCGCTGGTCCTGGTCAGTTTTCTCGGAGTCATGTTCGCACAGTTCGTCTGCCAGTATATTCCGCCCGAGATCATCAAGAAGATTGCCGCCGTGGCTTTTGTGGTCATGGGTTGTTTGATTTTCTTTGATAAGATTTGA
- a CDS encoding protein-glutamate methylesterase/protein-glutamine glutaminase codes for MIKVLVVDDSAFMRKAISTMLDKDPDISVVGVARNGREGLDMVRRLDPDVVTMDIEMPEMDGLTALRHIMMESPRPVLMVSSLTTEGAESTLKAMELGAVDFIPKQLSKVSLDIIKIERDLIERVKTVAARKMRHTAARSARRTPRPVAAPRVGGRPQRDVVAIGVSTGGPPVVQKILSSLPADFPAGIVIAQHMPAAFTGPFAARLDGVSKIKVKEAESGDILRPGHAFVAPGGRHIVLDQKISRIEIVVTDEPAEALYKPSANVLISSVAEAVGRRGLGVILTGMGNDGCEGVRDLKAKGGRALAQSDSTCVVYGMPKAVVEENLADEIVDLDDMAESILANLYK; via the coding sequence GTGATTAAAGTTCTCGTCGTTGATGATTCCGCATTCATGCGCAAGGCCATCAGCACGATGCTCGACAAGGACCCCGACATCTCCGTGGTGGGGGTGGCCCGCAATGGGCGGGAAGGGCTGGACATGGTGCGTCGGCTCGACCCGGATGTCGTGACCATGGACATCGAGATGCCCGAGATGGACGGTCTGACCGCCCTGCGGCACATAATGATGGAATCACCCCGGCCCGTGCTCATGGTCAGCTCCCTGACCACCGAAGGTGCGGAGTCCACCCTGAAGGCCATGGAGCTCGGCGCCGTGGACTTCATTCCCAAGCAGCTTTCCAAGGTGTCCCTCGACATCATCAAGATCGAGCGGGATCTCATCGAGAGGGTCAAGACCGTGGCCGCCAGGAAAATGCGCCACACCGCCGCTCGATCCGCCCGCAGGACGCCTCGGCCCGTGGCCGCGCCCCGGGTGGGCGGGCGTCCCCAGCGCGACGTGGTGGCCATCGGCGTTTCCACCGGCGGTCCGCCCGTGGTCCAGAAAATTCTTTCTTCGCTGCCCGCTGATTTCCCGGCCGGCATCGTTATCGCCCAGCACATGCCCGCTGCCTTTACCGGCCCGTTCGCGGCCCGACTCGACGGGGTAAGCAAAATCAAGGTCAAGGAAGCCGAGAGCGGCGACATCCTCAGGCCCGGCCACGCGTTTGTGGCTCCCGGCGGCAGGCATATCGTCCTCGATCAGAAGATCAGCCGCATTGAGATCGTGGTCACGGACGAGCCCGCCGAAGCCCTTTACAAACCCTCCGCCAACGTGCTTATCAGCTCGGTGGCCGAGGCTGTGGGGCGACGCGGGCTCGGCGTCATCCTGACCGGCATGGGCAACGACGGGTGCGAAGGCGTCCGCGATCTCAAGGCGAAGGGCGGGCGGGCCCTGGCCCAAAGCGATTCCACCTGCGTGGTCTACGGTATGCCGAAGGCCGTGGTGGAGGAGAACCTGGCGGACGAAATAGTGGATCTCGACGACATGGCCGAGTCCATTCTGGCTAATCTTTACAAGTAA
- a CDS encoding response regulator: MPKHILIVDDSKTVRNLVAFIMKKEGFKVTTAEDGLDGLEKLYSLSEVDLIVSDVNMPRMDGLTFIKTVREQAAYRDIPIVVLSTEGQDKDIQTGLTVGANLYMIKPAQPEKLVRNVKMLLG; the protein is encoded by the coding sequence ATGCCTAAACATATTCTGATAGTGGACGATTCAAAAACCGTTAGGAACCTTGTGGCCTTCATCATGAAGAAGGAAGGTTTCAAGGTGACCACGGCCGAGGACGGACTGGACGGCCTGGAGAAGTTGTACAGCCTGTCCGAGGTGGATTTGATCGTGTCGGACGTGAACATGCCCCGCATGGACGGGCTGACATTCATCAAGACCGTCAGGGAACAGGCCGCGTACAGGGATATCCCCATCGTGGTGCTGTCCACCGAGGGCCAGGACAAGGATATCCAGACCGGATTGACCGTGGGCGCGAATCTGTACATGATCAAACCCGCCCAGCCGGAGAAACTTGTTCGAAACGTCAAGATGCTGCTGGGGTAG
- the dprA gene encoding DNA-processing protein DprA, with amino-acid sequence MDLQREFFACLALKHTPGVGAKVWRELFTVYPSAYDAVQDAASWHDRELSSRAQARACAREVWREKAETEFREARRLDMDVVTWFDPRFPASLKEIPDPPALLYVRGDTTLLGNPGVAVVGARECTRLGLETAGKISAQLSRIGITVISGLALGIDRQAHLGGLKGVGSSIAVLGCGLDVDYPQGNRDVRRELYGKGLVVSEFAPGMEPRGRHFPVRNRLISGLSLGVLVAEAAHNSGSLITARLAGEQGKDVFAVPGPLGQPTFTGCHRLIKQGAALVESASDIVEILRFDFARELAEVPDPDPDAEDTGVDVARAVVKKKKASAVPDGGGERKPRKRPPLAEREAMVLSAEESRIMDLLNAADKMHIDALGRELGWDSATVSRVLLILEMRGAVSQLPGMWYLAREE; translated from the coding sequence ATGGACCTGCAACGAGAATTCTTCGCCTGTCTGGCTCTCAAGCACACCCCGGGGGTAGGGGCCAAGGTCTGGCGCGAGCTTTTTACCGTCTATCCGAGCGCGTACGACGCCGTGCAGGACGCGGCCTCCTGGCATGACCGGGAGTTGTCGTCTCGTGCCCAGGCCAGGGCCTGTGCACGGGAAGTTTGGCGCGAGAAGGCCGAGACGGAGTTTCGGGAGGCCCGGCGGCTGGATATGGACGTGGTCACCTGGTTCGATCCCCGGTTTCCCGCTTCCCTCAAGGAAATTCCCGATCCCCCGGCCCTGCTTTACGTGCGCGGAGACACGACCCTGCTGGGCAATCCCGGCGTGGCCGTGGTCGGAGCCAGGGAGTGTACCCGCCTCGGCCTGGAAACCGCCGGGAAGATCAGCGCGCAGCTTTCTAGGATAGGCATTACGGTTATTTCCGGCCTGGCGCTCGGCATTGACAGGCAGGCCCACCTGGGCGGCCTCAAGGGTGTCGGGTCCTCCATAGCGGTGCTCGGCTGCGGCCTGGATGTGGACTATCCCCAGGGCAACCGTGATGTGCGCCGCGAACTTTACGGCAAAGGCCTTGTCGTCAGCGAGTTCGCTCCGGGGATGGAGCCGCGCGGCAGGCATTTCCCGGTGCGCAACCGGCTTATCAGCGGGTTGTCGCTCGGCGTGTTGGTGGCGGAAGCCGCCCATAACAGCGGTAGTTTGATTACCGCCCGGTTGGCAGGCGAGCAGGGCAAGGACGTCTTCGCTGTTCCGGGGCCCCTCGGCCAACCGACTTTTACGGGTTGCCATAGGCTTATCAAGCAGGGAGCGGCGCTTGTGGAATCCGCTTCGGATATCGTCGAGATTTTGCGTTTCGATTTCGCCCGCGAGTTGGCCGAAGTCCCTGATCCCGATCCCGATGCCGAGGACACGGGGGTTGACGTGGCCCGTGCCGTGGTCAAAAAGAAGAAAGCGTCCGCTGTGCCGGATGGCGGCGGGGAGCGGAAGCCTCGGAAGCGGCCGCCCTTGGCGGAACGGGAGGCGATGGTTTTGAGTGCGGAGGAGAGTCGGATCATGGATCTTCTCAATGCCGCCGACAAGATGCACATAGATGCCCTGGGGCGGGAGCTTGGCTGGGATTCGGCCACGGTCAGCCGCGTGCTTCTTATATTGGAAATGCGCGGTGCGGTGAGTCAACTGCCCGGTATGTGGTATCTTGCCCGTGAAGAATAA
- a CDS encoding GGDEF domain-containing protein, which yields MTNTLGDSLFQRKQTAFLLSPDKSLSELLQRLWSPDVLEFRVFDRGARAIELMFTDPPDLLVVDDRLTDISGRQVANLVKSENVYRQLPVVLCLDAVEGEEPWNWNQLEVDDFLVRPLDPAEVRNRINLTLCRAMRALDANPLSKLPGNTSIIQRIQQLIDSGDDFALAYCDLDYFKSYNDKYGFSRGDEVLMMAARVIVNTIRSYQGVSSFVGHVGGDDFVFILPSDKAEDACKRIIKAFDQIVPHFYDPEDRKRGNITSVDREGKTKVFPLMAISLAVVVNTGGRIGHYGEVSSIAVELKKKAKEVPESSYVIDRRKS from the coding sequence ATGACCAATACCCTTGGAGATTCGCTGTTTCAACGCAAACAGACCGCCTTTCTGCTTTCTCCCGACAAGTCCCTGTCCGAGCTGTTGCAACGGCTCTGGTCACCGGATGTTTTGGAGTTTCGGGTTTTCGACAGGGGGGCGAGGGCCATTGAGCTCATGTTTACCGATCCGCCGGACCTGTTGGTGGTGGATGATAGGCTGACGGATATCTCCGGCCGCCAGGTCGCCAATCTGGTCAAGAGCGAGAATGTTTACCGTCAGCTCCCTGTTGTCCTGTGTCTGGACGCCGTCGAAGGAGAGGAGCCCTGGAACTGGAATCAGCTTGAGGTGGACGATTTTCTGGTGCGTCCTCTCGATCCCGCCGAGGTGCGCAATCGCATCAACCTGACCCTTTGCCGGGCCATGCGCGCACTGGACGCCAATCCCCTGTCCAAGCTGCCGGGCAACACCTCCATTATTCAGCGCATCCAGCAGCTCATCGACTCCGGCGACGACTTTGCCCTGGCCTATTGCGATCTCGACTATTTCAAGTCCTACAACGACAAGTACGGCTTTTCGCGCGGCGACGAGGTGCTCATGATGGCCGCGCGGGTCATCGTCAACACCATCCGCAGCTACCAGGGCGTGTCGAGTTTTGTCGGGCACGTGGGCGGCGACGACTTCGTGTTCATTCTGCCCTCGGACAAGGCCGAGGACGCCTGTAAACGGATTATCAAGGCATTTGACCAGATCGTTCCGCATTTTTACGATCCCGAGGACCGCAAGCGCGGCAATATCACTTCCGTTGACCGCGAGGGCAAGACCAAGGTATTTCCGCTTATGGCCATCTCACTGGCCGTGGTGGTCAACACCGGCGGACGTATCGGGCATTACGGCGAGGTCTCGTCCATCGCCGTGGAATTAAAGAAAAAGGCCAAGGAAGTCCCGGAGAGCAGCTATGTCATCGACCGGCGCAAATCCTGA
- a CDS encoding HDOD domain-containing protein, whose amino-acid sequence MDDDLKTRIKGEILQVKDLPTLPQVLDKVTRLVEDPDASSEAIAKVIATDQVLSAKVLKMVNSPIYGFPGRISSIQHALVLLGFNVVRGIIISTSVFDMMVQAMKGLWEHSLGCATACNIIARRAGFEDPEEYAVAGLLHDLGKVVTAVQLPDTHAAILKAVEAKNLNYFQAEKDVLGFGHDRINAWLARHWGLPPNIREAMTRHHAPQLAEFYKPMSCVVHIGDFLVRLLEFGNAGDDQTAYLRPEALIELKFRMSDLDKVMDEMAGQLLEVSDLTF is encoded by the coding sequence ATGGACGACGATCTCAAAACCCGGATCAAGGGCGAGATATTGCAGGTCAAGGATCTGCCGACCCTGCCGCAGGTGCTGGACAAGGTAACTCGGCTGGTGGAGGACCCCGACGCATCGAGCGAAGCCATCGCCAAGGTCATCGCCACAGACCAGGTCCTTTCCGCCAAGGTCCTCAAGATGGTTAACTCGCCCATCTACGGTTTCCCCGGACGTATCAGTTCCATTCAGCACGCCCTGGTGCTGCTCGGTTTCAACGTCGTGCGTGGCATCATTATTTCCACCTCGGTCTTCGACATGATGGTTCAGGCCATGAAGGGGCTGTGGGAGCACTCCCTCGGCTGCGCCACGGCCTGCAACATCATTGCCCGCCGGGCCGGTTTCGAGGACCCGGAGGAGTATGCCGTTGCCGGGTTGCTTCACGATTTGGGCAAGGTGGTCACCGCCGTGCAGCTTCCGGACACCCATGCGGCCATTCTGAAGGCGGTCGAAGCCAAAAATCTGAATTACTTTCAGGCCGAGAAGGACGTGCTCGGCTTCGGTCACGACCGCATCAACGCCTGGCTTGCCCGCCATTGGGGGCTGCCGCCGAATATTCGCGAGGCCATGACCCGCCATCATGCCCCGCAACTGGCCGAGTTCTACAAGCCCATGTCCTGCGTGGTCCATATCGGTGATTTCCTCGTTCGGCTTCTGGAGTTCGGCAACGCCGGGGACGACCAGACCGCCTACCTTCGTCCCGAGGCCCTTATCGAACTCAAATTCCGCATGAGCGACCTGGACAAGGTCATGGACGAGATGGCCGGACAGCTCCTCGAAGTCTCGGACCTGACCTTCTGA
- a CDS encoding CheR family methyltransferase, producing MSSLFSKTISLGKELKITDQEFSNLRDFIYAECGIYIADNRKYLLENRLGNRLKKLNLKNFDEYYNLLRFDPAKGAEMKKLFEVITTNETSFYRNPPQLKVFQEEVLPHVLDSCRKKGRRLRLWSAGCSTGEEPYTISIILREMLKAELASWDIRITANDLSERVLESARRGVYNDYTLRTAPEEIVARYFDRDNGQNKIKPEVKRLVSFGQINLKDRMQLRRVERSQIVFCRNVIIYFDDEMKKRVINAFYDNLLPGGYLVIGHSESLHNITRAFKPIHYPGAIIYQKEE from the coding sequence ATGTCGTCTCTCTTTTCGAAAACCATATCCCTCGGCAAGGAACTCAAGATCACGGATCAGGAGTTCTCCAATCTGCGGGATTTCATTTATGCCGAATGCGGCATCTATATCGCGGACAATCGCAAGTATCTGTTGGAAAACCGACTTGGGAACCGGCTCAAGAAGCTCAACCTGAAGAATTTCGACGAATACTACAATCTGCTTCGGTTCGACCCGGCCAAGGGTGCGGAGATGAAAAAGCTGTTCGAGGTCATCACCACCAACGAAACCAGCTTTTACCGCAACCCGCCCCAGTTGAAGGTCTTTCAGGAAGAGGTGCTGCCTCACGTCCTCGACTCTTGCCGGAAGAAGGGCAGGAGGCTTCGGTTGTGGTCGGCCGGTTGCTCGACCGGCGAGGAGCCCTATACCATCTCCATCATTCTTCGCGAGATGCTCAAGGCGGAACTCGCTTCCTGGGACATTCGCATCACCGCCAACGACCTTTCCGAACGGGTGTTGGAGTCGGCCCGGCGGGGAGTGTACAACGACTATACCCTGCGGACCGCGCCGGAGGAGATCGTCGCACGCTACTTCGACCGCGACAACGGACAGAACAAGATCAAGCCCGAGGTCAAGCGGCTCGTTAGCTTCGGGCAGATCAACCTCAAGGACCGGATGCAGCTCAGGCGTGTCGAACGTTCGCAGATAGTTTTCTGCCGGAATGTCATTATTTATTTCGATGACGAGATGAAAAAGCGGGTTATCAACGCCTTTTACGACAACCTGCTTCCGGGCGGTTATCTGGTCATCGGCCATTCCGAGTCGCTGCACAACATTACCCGTGCGTTCAAGCCCATTCACTATCCTGGTGCCATCATTTATCAGAAGGAGGAGTAG